Proteins encoded within one genomic window of Pigmentiphaga sp. H8:
- a CDS encoding SDR family NAD(P)-dependent oxidoreductase, translated as MGHRLEGRTALVTGGAGGIGQAIAALFADEGARVILVDRDAEALAAAVARLGSERIVAATCDIADEARVARLGDAIRAGGDALDILVNNAATREYHRLADADAASWQRILSVNVVGASLVTALALPWLRRSGRGAVVNVASTFGICGRAGMGQYDATKAAMVAATRVLAIEEARHGVRANAVCPGSVLTGFTLGRAAARGLSESELKDRGFVPAPIARWGEPAEIAAPVLWLASDEASFITGAVLPVDGGVSASGTRVA; from the coding sequence ATGGGACACAGGCTCGAAGGCAGGACCGCGCTGGTTACCGGCGGCGCGGGCGGCATCGGCCAGGCCATTGCCGCGCTGTTCGCCGATGAAGGCGCGCGCGTGATCCTGGTGGATCGCGACGCCGAGGCGCTGGCGGCGGCCGTGGCGCGCCTGGGCAGCGAGCGCATCGTCGCCGCCACCTGCGACATCGCCGACGAAGCCCGGGTGGCGCGATTGGGCGACGCCATCCGCGCGGGCGGCGATGCGCTCGACATCCTGGTCAACAACGCCGCCACGCGCGAATACCACCGCCTGGCCGACGCCGATGCCGCCTCGTGGCAGCGCATCCTGTCGGTCAACGTGGTCGGCGCCAGCCTGGTCACCGCGCTCGCCCTGCCCTGGCTGCGCCGGTCGGGGCGCGGCGCGGTGGTCAACGTCGCCTCCACCTTCGGCATCTGCGGCCGGGCCGGCATGGGCCAGTACGACGCCACCAAGGCGGCGATGGTGGCGGCGACCCGGGTGCTGGCCATCGAGGAAGCGCGGCATGGCGTACGTGCCAATGCCGTGTGTCCGGGGTCGGTGCTGACCGGATTCACGCTGGGCCGCGCCGCCGCGCGCGGCCTGTCCGAATCCGAACTGAAGGACCGCGGCTTCGTGCCCGCGCCCATCGCCCGCTGGGGCGAGCCGGCCGAGATCGCGGCGCCGGTGTTGTGGCTGGCTTCCGACGAAGCCTCGTTCATCACGGGCGCCGTGCTGCCCGTGGACGGCGGGGTGTCGGCCAGCGGTACGCGCGTCGCCTAG
- a CDS encoding tripartite tricarboxylate transporter substrate binding protein, which translates to MKTLAALLLSCAACLPMAAAHGADADYPSRPITIVVPFPPGGSPDMLARVIGDKLGQRLGQTVVVENRPGASGTIGAAHVARAAPDGHTLMMTPNTFVLSPLVLPKGVVSFDVQADFAPVILPAKTLMVLAAHPRLGVKNLPELVTYAKAHPGLTYTGSANGSPQHVAGEMLKQMAGIDMSFVSYKGLAPALNDTLGGHVDLIFVPYGNVAQHVKAGALTVLGGLDEERLASAPEIVPLREQGYPRMVVGVWTGLFAPRGTPAPIVDKLNREINAILALPDVKQRLEGASQILVGGPPATLAKVVKRDLDTYAPIVRSAGITAD; encoded by the coding sequence ATGAAGACCCTTGCCGCACTCCTGCTGTCCTGTGCCGCCTGCCTGCCGATGGCGGCCGCCCATGGGGCCGACGCCGACTATCCGTCGCGGCCCATCACCATCGTCGTTCCCTTCCCGCCCGGAGGCAGCCCGGACATGCTGGCCCGCGTGATCGGCGACAAGCTGGGCCAGCGCCTGGGCCAGACCGTCGTGGTCGAGAACCGCCCCGGCGCGAGCGGCACCATCGGCGCCGCGCACGTGGCCCGCGCGGCGCCCGATGGCCATACGCTGATGATGACGCCCAATACCTTCGTGCTGTCGCCGCTGGTGCTGCCCAAGGGGGTCGTGAGCTTCGACGTGCAGGCCGACTTCGCGCCGGTGATCCTGCCGGCCAAGACGCTGATGGTGCTGGCGGCGCATCCGCGCCTGGGCGTGAAGAACCTGCCCGAGCTGGTCACCTATGCCAAGGCTCATCCCGGCCTGACCTACACCGGTTCGGCCAACGGCTCGCCGCAGCACGTGGCCGGCGAAATGCTCAAGCAGATGGCCGGCATCGACATGTCCTTCGTGTCGTACAAGGGACTGGCGCCGGCGCTGAACGACACGCTGGGCGGACACGTGGACCTGATCTTCGTGCCCTACGGCAACGTCGCGCAGCACGTGAAGGCCGGCGCGCTGACCGTGCTGGGCGGCCTGGACGAGGAACGCCTGGCGTCGGCGCCCGAGATCGTGCCGCTGCGCGAGCAGGGCTATCCGCGCATGGTGGTCGGCGTATGGACGGGGCTGTTCGCGCCGCGCGGCACGCCGGCACCCATCGTCGACAAGCTCAACCGCGAGATCAATGCGATCCTGGCCCTGCCCGACGTGAAGCAGCGGCTGGAAGGCGCCAGCCAGATCCTGGTCGGCGGGCCGCCGGCGACGCTGGCCAAGGTGGTCAAGCGCGACCTGGACACCTATGCGCCCATCGTCCGCAGCGCCGGCATCACGGCGGACTGA
- a CDS encoding ABC transporter substrate-binding protein has product MSAPPLKLSMTCGPYDRAQALIDGTVRARGIELDITVNDDDVSRQSQSARGMFDVAEFFTGTYIADLPRRTLGFTALPIFVKRMFRHSYIYINRRSGIAKPSDLNGRRVGVQTWATSAALWAKGILEEDYGVDLSSITWVAWQPVRLPDWTPPPWLKMEIAPAGSSQYDLLASGAIDAGITTEVWAPNVHPDIDFLFPDHGAEERAYFARTRCFPIMHTLLVRTAILEAHPWAAQSLYDAWEASKQACYRKQEEWARIHTTSLWYRALWEEERRAAGPDIYPWGFARTRHEVDRMLVYAHRQGLTPRKYEPEEMFWPSMLQT; this is encoded by the coding sequence TTGTCCGCGCCGCCCCTGAAACTCAGCATGACCTGCGGTCCCTACGACCGCGCCCAGGCCCTGATCGACGGCACCGTGCGTGCGCGGGGCATCGAACTCGACATCACCGTCAACGACGACGACGTCAGCCGCCAGTCGCAAAGCGCGCGCGGCATGTTCGACGTCGCGGAATTCTTCACCGGCACCTACATCGCCGACCTGCCGCGCCGCACCCTGGGCTTCACCGCGCTGCCGATCTTCGTCAAGCGCATGTTCCGGCACTCGTACATCTACATCAACCGGCGCAGCGGCATCGCCAAGCCGTCGGACCTGAACGGGCGCCGCGTGGGCGTGCAGACCTGGGCCACCAGCGCCGCGCTGTGGGCCAAGGGCATCCTGGAGGAAGACTACGGCGTCGACCTGTCGTCCATCACCTGGGTGGCCTGGCAGCCGGTGCGGCTGCCGGACTGGACGCCGCCGCCGTGGCTGAAGATGGAGATCGCGCCGGCCGGGTCCTCGCAGTACGACCTCCTGGCCTCGGGCGCGATCGACGCGGGCATCACCACCGAAGTGTGGGCGCCCAACGTCCATCCCGACATCGACTTCCTGTTCCCCGACCACGGCGCCGAGGAACGCGCCTATTTCGCCCGCACGCGCTGCTTTCCCATCATGCACACGCTGCTGGTGCGCACGGCCATCCTCGAGGCCCATCCGTGGGCCGCGCAAAGCCTGTACGACGCCTGGGAGGCATCCAAGCAGGCCTGCTACCGCAAGCAGGAGGAATGGGCGCGCATCCACACCACCTCGCTGTGGTATCGCGCGCTATGGGAAGAGGAACGCCGCGCGGCGGGGCCCGACATCTACCCGTGGGGCTTTGCCAGGACCCGCCACGAAGTGGACCGGATGCTGGTCTACGCCCACAGGCAGGGCCTGACGCCGCGCAAGTACGAGCCGGAAGAAATGTTCTGGCCGTCGATGCTGCAAACCTGA
- a CDS encoding tripartite tricarboxylate transporter substrate binding protein, with translation MRCLRRLALAAATAACLLPWAAHAQGEAWPSRPLTLIVSSGPGAGVDTFARVLAERLQPRLGQSVIVENRPGASGMIAARQAARSAPDGYTLFLMPNTLVIAPYVLAQNAATVSVTKELAPVVMPVSTMMVMAVNGKFADSHGIKTVKDFIAVAKKDPGFAYSGGDNGSPMNVMGEQFRKESGLELTSVPYGGVAKMVTALLGGQVNMAWMPTSGNTQYFRDGLLRALATSSPRRSPQMPDVPAMAELGYRDVRATAWFGILAPLGTPAPVIARLNQDINAVLKDPAMRARLDQLGYEPEGGPPEALTRQMREDDERYRRLTAELKIRAN, from the coding sequence ATGCGTTGCCTTCGCCGTCTTGCCCTCGCCGCCGCCACCGCGGCCTGTCTGCTGCCCTGGGCGGCCCACGCCCAGGGCGAGGCCTGGCCCAGCCGCCCCTTGACCTTGATCGTCTCGTCGGGCCCGGGCGCGGGGGTCGACACCTTCGCCCGCGTCCTGGCCGAGCGCCTGCAGCCGCGCCTGGGCCAGAGCGTCATCGTCGAGAACCGGCCCGGCGCCTCCGGCATGATCGCGGCGCGCCAGGCCGCACGGTCCGCGCCCGACGGCTACACGCTGTTCCTGATGCCCAACACGCTGGTCATCGCGCCCTACGTGCTGGCGCAGAACGCCGCCACGGTCAGCGTCACGAAGGAACTGGCGCCGGTGGTGATGCCGGTCTCGACCATGATGGTCATGGCCGTCAACGGCAAGTTCGCCGACAGCCACGGCATCAAGACGGTGAAGGACTTCATCGCGGTGGCGAAGAAGGATCCCGGCTTTGCCTACTCCGGCGGCGACAACGGTTCGCCGATGAACGTGATGGGCGAACAGTTCCGCAAAGAATCCGGGCTGGAGCTGACCAGCGTGCCGTACGGCGGCGTGGCCAAGATGGTGACGGCGCTGCTGGGCGGGCAGGTCAACATGGCCTGGATGCCCACCTCGGGCAACACCCAGTACTTCCGCGACGGCCTGCTGCGCGCGCTGGCCACGTCCTCGCCCCGGCGCTCGCCGCAGATGCCGGACGTGCCGGCCATGGCCGAGCTGGGCTATCGCGACGTGCGGGCCACCGCCTGGTTCGGCATCCTGGCGCCGCTGGGCACGCCGGCGCCCGTCATCGCCCGGCTCAACCAGGACATCAACGCCGTGCTGAAGGATCCGGCCATGCGCGCCCGGCTGGACCAGCTCGGCTACGAGCCGGAAGGCGGGCCGCCCGAGGCGCTGACCCGGCAGATGCGCGAGGACGACGAACGCTATCGCCGCCTGACCGCCGAACTGAAGATCCGCGCAAACTGA
- a CDS encoding tripartite tricarboxylate transporter substrate binding protein codes for MKRFFRGTWALALALLLPAAPQPAAAAQQDYPSRPIRLLVGFGPGGPTDLTFRKLAELAARQLGQPIIVENKPGVGATLAASTMARQDKPDGYTIASATAGMFRVPYMQKVDWDPIRDFTWIAGLGGYTFVLAVKADSPYRTAADLVRYAKANPGKVSVATAGAGTSMHLLTEAFAAAAGAELTHVGYKSSSEAAVSLLGGQTVAAVDAVGSLLPHVQSGALRLLMSFDAEPTPLLSDLPTARSLGYDIANSAPYGLIGPKGMPPEVVRKLAAAFKAAVDDPEYAKLLEKLGQTYWFSPPADYGKFAASYYVSERKLVEHAKLMRQP; via the coding sequence ATGAAACGCTTTTTCCGCGGAACCTGGGCGCTCGCCCTGGCCCTGCTGCTGCCCGCCGCGCCCCAGCCGGCCGCGGCCGCCCAGCAGGACTACCCGAGCCGACCCATACGCCTGCTGGTCGGCTTCGGCCCGGGCGGCCCCACCGATCTGACCTTCCGCAAGCTGGCCGAACTGGCGGCGCGCCAGCTCGGCCAGCCCATCATCGTCGAGAACAAGCCGGGGGTCGGCGCCACGCTGGCTGCCTCCACCATGGCCAGGCAGGACAAGCCCGACGGCTACACCATCGCCTCGGCCACGGCTGGCATGTTCCGCGTCCCGTACATGCAGAAGGTGGACTGGGATCCGATCCGCGACTTCACCTGGATCGCGGGGCTGGGCGGCTATACCTTCGTGCTGGCGGTGAAGGCGGATTCGCCATATCGGACCGCGGCCGACCTGGTGCGGTACGCCAAGGCCAACCCGGGCAAGGTGTCGGTGGCGACCGCCGGCGCAGGCACCAGCATGCACCTGCTGACCGAGGCCTTCGCCGCCGCCGCCGGCGCCGAGCTGACCCACGTCGGCTACAAGAGCAGCAGCGAGGCCGCCGTCAGCCTGCTGGGCGGCCAGACCGTGGCGGCGGTGGACGCCGTGGGCAGCCTGCTGCCGCACGTGCAATCGGGCGCGCTGCGGCTGCTGATGTCGTTCGATGCCGAGCCGACGCCGCTGCTGTCGGACCTGCCCACCGCCCGCAGCCTGGGCTACGACATCGCCAATTCCGCGCCCTATGGATTGATCGGGCCCAAGGGCATGCCGCCGGAAGTGGTGCGGAAACTGGCGGCCGCCTTCAAGGCGGCGGTGGACGATCCCGAGTACGCCAAGCTGCTGGAGAAGCTGGGGCAGACCTACTGGTTCAGCCCGCCGGCCGACTACGGCAAGTTCGCCGCCAGCTACTACGTCTCGGAACGCAAGCTGGTCGAGCATGCCAAGCTGATGCGCCAGCCCTGA
- a CDS encoding FAD-dependent monooxygenase: MKIVIAGAGIGGLTAALSLHAAGIADVTVLEAARRIQQLGVGINLPPHAVRELDELGLGERLASFGIPTSELAYVDSGGRLINAEARGLEAGYRWPQYSVHRGKLQELLLAAVIERLGPGAVVTGQRVQDVAVGAPGVRVTAVDASGGTAVHDADVLVGADGIRSAVRAALHGDGAPLATNGWTMFRGAAPGPAFRGGRSMVIVGDEHLRCVVYPIGPGVLNWLMVRPTEPGAAGELGNWNRPVSPDAVAAHVAHWNFDWLDIPALVRRSDAAYEYPMADIDPLPRWTAGPATLLGDAAHAMYPFGSNGASQAIIDARVLAYHLATQPGPEAALSAYEQARREAVAAVQRANRSMAGDVMKRVSTLARASDHASAAAELERVEQSYRQLAGFDVATLNERPSWSVART, from the coding sequence ATGAAGATCGTGATCGCGGGCGCGGGCATAGGCGGGCTGACCGCCGCGCTCAGCCTGCATGCGGCGGGCATCGCCGACGTGACGGTGCTGGAGGCCGCGCGGCGGATCCAGCAATTGGGCGTGGGCATCAACCTGCCGCCGCACGCCGTGCGCGAACTGGACGAACTGGGGTTGGGCGAGCGGCTGGCGTCCTTCGGCATCCCCACGTCCGAGCTGGCCTACGTGGACAGCGGCGGCCGGCTGATCAACGCCGAGGCGCGGGGCCTGGAGGCCGGCTACCGGTGGCCGCAGTATTCGGTGCACCGGGGCAAGCTGCAGGAATTGCTGCTGGCCGCGGTGATCGAGCGCCTGGGGCCGGGGGCGGTCGTGACCGGACAGCGCGTGCAGGACGTGGCCGTCGGGGCCCCAGGCGTGCGGGTGACGGCGGTGGACGCCTCGGGTGGCACGGCTGTCCATGACGCCGACGTGCTGGTCGGCGCCGATGGCATCCGCTCGGCCGTGCGCGCCGCGCTGCATGGCGACGGCGCGCCGCTGGCCACCAACGGCTGGACCATGTTCCGCGGCGCGGCGCCGGGGCCGGCCTTCCGCGGCGGCCGCTCGATGGTGATCGTGGGCGACGAGCATCTGCGCTGCGTGGTCTATCCCATCGGCCCGGGCGTGCTGAACTGGCTGATGGTGCGGCCCACCGAGCCGGGGGCCGCGGGCGAGCTCGGCAACTGGAACCGCCCCGTCTCCCCCGATGCGGTGGCCGCCCATGTCGCCCACTGGAATTTCGATTGGCTGGACATCCCGGCGCTGGTGCGCCGGTCGGACGCGGCCTACGAGTATCCGATGGCGGACATCGATCCCCTGCCGCGCTGGACCGCCGGCCCGGCCACGCTGCTGGGCGACGCGGCCCACGCCATGTATCCCTTCGGTTCCAACGGCGCATCGCAGGCCATCATCGACGCGCGGGTCCTGGCCTATCACCTGGCCACGCAGCCCGGCCCCGAGGCGGCGCTGTCGGCCTACGAGCAGGCGCGCCGCGAGGCCGTGGCCGCCGTGCAGCGGGCCAACCGCAGCATGGCGGGCGACGTGATGAAGCGGGTCAGCACGCTGGCGCGGGCCAGCGACCATGCCTCGGCGGCGGCCGAGCTGGAGCGGGTGGAGCAGTCGTACCGGCAATTGGCGGGCTTCGACGTCGCGACGCTGAACGAGCGGCCGTCGTGGAGCGTGGCGCGGACCTGA
- a CDS encoding IclR family transcriptional regulator C-terminal domain-containing protein, whose product MATPESESFVRTFARGLAVIEAMGYGSYRKNLAEIAEEVDLPRTAVRRFLLTLIELGFVQTDGKRYWLTPRVLRLGLSYLNSLPYWRQAQLSLEELCGRIKQSCALSVLDGEHIVYIQRQHSKRILTMSPSLGSRLPAHAVSMGRILLAGLPDEALEQYLRTTPFKRLTGATVVDPDTLRERILAARKQGYVWIDGELDEAICGLAVPVRDQEGNTIAAINVSLPTGQVTQEEALKLYLAELRQAASQIRAATM is encoded by the coding sequence ATGGCGACCCCAGAAAGCGAATCGTTCGTCCGCACCTTTGCCCGCGGCCTGGCCGTGATCGAGGCCATGGGCTACGGCTCGTATCGGAAGAACCTGGCGGAAATCGCCGAAGAGGTGGACCTGCCGCGCACCGCGGTGCGGCGCTTCCTGCTGACCCTGATCGAACTCGGCTTCGTGCAGACCGACGGCAAGCGCTACTGGCTGACGCCGCGCGTGCTGCGGCTGGGCCTGTCCTACCTGAACAGCCTGCCCTACTGGCGCCAGGCCCAGCTCAGCCTGGAAGAACTGTGCGGGCGCATCAAGCAGTCGTGCGCGCTGTCGGTGCTCGACGGCGAACACATCGTCTACATCCAGCGCCAGCACTCCAAGCGCATCCTGACCATGAGCCCGTCGCTGGGCAGCCGCCTGCCCGCGCATGCGGTGTCGATGGGACGCATCCTGCTGGCAGGCCTGCCGGACGAGGCGCTGGAGCAGTATCTGCGGACCACCCCGTTCAAGCGGCTGACCGGCGCCACCGTGGTCGATCCCGATACGCTGCGCGAGCGCATCCTGGCGGCGCGCAAGCAGGGCTACGTCTGGATAGACGGCGAACTGGACGAAGCCATCTGCGGCCTGGCCGTGCCGGTGCGCGACCAGGAGGGCAACACCATCGCCGCGATCAACGTCAGCCTGCCGACCGGACAGGTCACGCAGGAAGAGGCCTTGAAGCTGTACCTGGCCGAACTGCGGCAGGCCGCCTCGCAAATCCGCGCGGCCACGATGTAG
- a CDS encoding MaoC family dehydratase, producing the protein MTTETSFETDFWKDEQLRKTWDDIVPGEPRKTLPYTLTLEAIQKYCRVVGDMHPLYFDEEYARKSPYKGLIAPPAIHILLMFACTPTDDWMRSPGTVNAGQSWSYNLPARPGDVIRLEARALDKVIKKNRLFVVHDNVFFNQRDEVICSGRGWTIRPF; encoded by the coding sequence ATGACAACCGAGACAAGCTTCGAAACCGACTTCTGGAAAGACGAGCAGTTGCGCAAGACCTGGGATGACATCGTTCCCGGCGAACCGCGCAAGACCCTGCCCTACACGCTCACGCTGGAGGCCATCCAGAAATACTGCCGCGTGGTCGGCGACATGCATCCGCTCTACTTCGACGAGGAGTATGCGCGCAAGAGCCCCTACAAGGGCCTGATCGCCCCGCCGGCCATCCACATCCTGCTGATGTTCGCGTGCACTCCCACCGACGACTGGATGCGCAGCCCCGGCACGGTCAACGCCGGCCAGTCGTGGAGCTACAACCTGCCGGCCCGGCCGGGCGACGTCATCCGCCTCGAGGCGCGCGCGCTGGACAAGGTCATCAAGAAGAACCGCCTGTTCGTGGTGCACGACAACGTGTTCTTCAACCAGCGCGACGAAGTCATCTGCTCCGGCCGCGGCTGGACCATCCGCCCGTTCTGA
- a CDS encoding MaoC family dehydratase — MSNAFDTLKPGLTIEGTPFSPTRETIRDFCEASLDYNPLHWDDEYMKGDFGRTNFGGIIMHGMNNFGVITKMLTDWLYPLGGMQRRLETRWKIPVKPGDTITPTATVSAVQATKKSRWATLTVQVANQRGEIVAAGEAMVEFPHELGAA; from the coding sequence ATGAGCAACGCATTCGACACCCTGAAGCCCGGCCTGACGATCGAGGGCACGCCTTTCTCCCCCACCCGCGAAACCATCCGCGATTTCTGCGAGGCTTCGCTGGACTACAACCCGCTGCACTGGGACGACGAATACATGAAGGGCGATTTCGGCCGGACCAATTTCGGCGGAATCATCATGCACGGCATGAACAACTTCGGCGTCATCACGAAGATGCTGACCGACTGGCTCTATCCGCTGGGCGGCATGCAGCGCCGGCTCGAGACGCGCTGGAAGATCCCGGTCAAGCCGGGCGACACCATCACGCCCACCGCCACGGTATCGGCCGTGCAGGCCACGAAGAAGAGCCGCTGGGCCACGCTGACGGTGCAGGTGGCGAACCAGCGCGGCGAAATCGTCGCGGCGGGCGAGGCCATGGTCGAGTTCCCGCACGAACTGGGCGCGGCCTGA
- a CDS encoding tripartite tricarboxylate transporter substrate binding protein translates to MTMRIQRALAVLAGAAGLALPALAHAQNFPSQPVRLVVPFPPGGTTDILARQLAAELQKNWGQPVVVENRAGASGTIFSEQLAAMQPDGYTLMLTATHHVINPGLYKNLRYNTRTDFTPIAQVAAVPNVLVVNHAFPARTVQELIAYARQHPGKVDFGSAGTGGANHLSGELFKSMTGIQMTHIPYKGAAPALNDLLGGQIPVMFDSVPGVIQHIKSGRLRALGVTSLKRSPALPDVPTLDEAGVKGFEATAWFGLYGPGRMSPELANRLSADVRKALSSPTVRKEFAAQGAEPGTMTQPEFAAFVDAELSKWSKVIADANIKID, encoded by the coding sequence ATGACGATGCGCATCCAGCGTGCCCTGGCCGTGCTGGCCGGCGCGGCGGGCCTGGCCCTGCCCGCCCTGGCTCACGCCCAGAATTTTCCCTCCCAGCCGGTCAGGCTCGTCGTGCCGTTTCCCCCGGGCGGCACCACCGACATCCTGGCCCGCCAACTGGCGGCCGAGCTGCAGAAGAACTGGGGCCAGCCGGTCGTGGTGGAGAACCGCGCCGGCGCCAGCGGCACCATCTTCTCGGAACAACTGGCGGCCATGCAGCCCGACGGCTACACGCTGATGCTGACGGCCACGCACCACGTCATCAACCCCGGCCTGTACAAGAACCTGCGCTACAACACGCGCACCGACTTCACCCCCATCGCCCAGGTCGCGGCCGTGCCCAACGTGCTGGTGGTGAACCATGCCTTTCCGGCGCGCACGGTGCAGGAACTGATCGCCTACGCCAGGCAGCATCCCGGCAAGGTGGATTTCGGTTCGGCCGGCACCGGCGGCGCCAACCACCTGTCGGGCGAACTGTTCAAGTCCATGACCGGCATCCAGATGACGCACATCCCCTACAAGGGCGCGGCGCCGGCGCTGAACGACCTCCTGGGCGGCCAGATCCCGGTGATGTTCGACTCGGTGCCGGGCGTGATCCAGCACATCAAGTCGGGCCGCCTGCGGGCCCTGGGCGTGACTTCGCTCAAGCGTTCGCCCGCGCTGCCGGACGTGCCCACCCTCGACGAGGCGGGCGTGAAGGGCTTCGAGGCCACCGCGTGGTTCGGCCTGTACGGCCCGGGCCGCATGTCGCCCGAGCTGGCCAACCGGCTGTCGGCCGACGTGCGCAAGGCCTTGTCCAGCCCCACCGTGCGCAAGGAGTTCGCGGCGCAGGGCGCCGAGCCCGGCACCATGACCCAGCCCGAGTTCGCCGCGTTCGTCGACGCCGAACTCAGCAAGTGGTCCAAGGTCATCGCCGACGCCAACATCAAGATCGACTGA
- a CDS encoding CaiB/BaiF CoA-transferase family protein, with the protein MSSETTQAATGGQTGALSHLRVLDLSRILAGPWCTQNLADMGAEVIKVERPGTGDDTRAWGPPWVRDAHGGDTGDSTYYAAANRGKKSITVDIARPEGQALVRRLAARSDVVVENYKIGDLKRYGLDYDSLSRINPRLVYCSITGYGQDGPSAHKPGYDFVFQAQGGLMSITGEHDQLPGGGPQKVGVAIADVMTGMYATIAILSALQHRTVSDRGQYIDMALLDCIVALGGNQVTGYFANGKVPHRYGNAHASLVPYQVFAVADGEIVVAVGNDKQWQQYCAAIERPDLAGSERWKKVTGRIVGRQELVPELARTMLTRARDEWIARLEAHGVPCGPINDYAQVFEDAQVRHRGLRVDMPKADGGIVSTIASPLRLRGTPPAYDRPPPVLGDSTDAVLRELADCSDQEIAALRRDGIV; encoded by the coding sequence ATGTCTTCCGAAACCACACAGGCCGCCACGGGCGGCCAGACCGGCGCGCTGTCGCACCTCCGCGTCCTGGACCTGTCGCGCATCCTGGCCGGCCCCTGGTGCACGCAGAACCTGGCCGACATGGGCGCCGAGGTCATCAAGGTGGAGCGCCCCGGCACCGGCGACGACACCCGCGCCTGGGGGCCGCCGTGGGTGCGCGACGCCCACGGCGGGGACACCGGCGACTCCACCTACTACGCGGCCGCCAACCGCGGCAAGAAATCCATCACCGTGGACATCGCCCGGCCCGAGGGCCAGGCGCTGGTGCGCCGGCTGGCGGCGCGGTCCGACGTGGTGGTCGAGAACTACAAGATCGGCGACCTGAAACGCTACGGGCTGGACTACGACAGCCTGTCGCGCATCAACCCGCGCCTGGTGTATTGCTCCATCACCGGCTACGGGCAGGATGGCCCCAGCGCCCACAAGCCGGGCTACGACTTCGTGTTCCAGGCGCAGGGCGGCCTGATGAGCATCACCGGCGAGCATGACCAGTTGCCGGGCGGCGGCCCGCAGAAGGTCGGCGTCGCCATCGCCGATGTGATGACCGGCATGTACGCCACCATCGCCATCCTGTCCGCCCTGCAGCACCGCACCGTGTCGGATCGCGGCCAGTACATCGACATGGCGCTGCTGGACTGCATCGTGGCGCTGGGCGGCAACCAGGTCACCGGCTACTTCGCCAACGGCAAGGTGCCGCACCGCTACGGCAACGCGCACGCCAGCCTCGTGCCCTACCAGGTGTTCGCGGTGGCGGACGGCGAGATCGTGGTGGCCGTGGGCAACGACAAGCAGTGGCAGCAATACTGCGCCGCCATCGAACGGCCCGACCTGGCCGGCAGCGAACGCTGGAAGAAAGTCACGGGCCGCATCGTCGGCCGGCAGGAACTGGTGCCCGAGCTGGCCCGCACCATGCTGACCCGTGCGCGCGACGAATGGATCGCGCGGCTGGAAGCCCACGGCGTGCCCTGCGGGCCGATCAACGATTATGCCCAGGTGTTCGAGGACGCCCAGGTCCGGCATCGTGGGCTGCGCGTGGACATGCCCAAGGCCGACGGTGGCATCGTTTCGACCATCGCCAGCCCGCTGCGCCTGCGCGGTACGCCGCCGGCCTACGACCGGCCGCCGCCCGTGCTGGGCGATTCCACCGACGCCGTGCTGCGCGAACTGGCCGATTGCAGCGACCAGGAAATCGCGGCCTTGCGCCGCGACGGCATCGTCTGA
- a CDS encoding Zn-ribbon domain-containing OB-fold protein: MDQERLSLSPLAAFRDHLARGELAYQYDPACGRAVFPPRVIGPGTGNPDLAWRVSAGLGTVHAVTVISPRDQTPYNVVLVDMDEGFRLMSRVEDVPADDVRIGLRVRVQVHTPPDGQPPYPVFLPEAA; this comes from the coding sequence ATGGACCAAGAACGCCTTTCCCTGTCGCCGCTGGCGGCCTTCCGCGATCACCTCGCCCGCGGCGAGCTGGCCTATCAGTACGATCCGGCCTGCGGCCGCGCGGTGTTCCCGCCACGGGTCATCGGGCCCGGCACCGGCAATCCCGACCTGGCCTGGCGGGTCAGCGCGGGCCTGGGCACCGTGCATGCGGTCACCGTCATCAGCCCGCGCGACCAGACGCCCTACAACGTCGTGCTGGTCGACATGGACGAGGGCTTTCGCCTGATGAGCCGGGTCGAGGACGTCCCGGCCGACGACGTGCGCATCGGCCTGCGCGTGCGTGTCCAGGTACACACTCCGCCGGATGGCCAGCCGCCCTATCCTGTCTTCCTTCCGGAGGCCGCATGA